A region of Pyxidicoccus parkwaysis DNA encodes the following proteins:
- a CDS encoding alpha/beta fold hydrolase, with protein MSSKTLASKSEGMQPSSNVQGRVSRAAMQRREFLVAAGALAAGTLAGCASGAARGGASTPTGGVRETLDAAAFRASRRFVDNRFGRIAYVERGTGDAALFLHGFPLNSFQWRGALERLSPYRRCVAPDFMGLGYTEVAEGQSVAAGAQVDMLISLLDTLSIGAVDLVANDSGGAVAQLFVTRHPKRVRTLLLTNCDVEHECPPPAVLPVIEMARKGTYVDAWLAPWLVDKPLARSETGLGGMTYTHPSNPTDEAVDYYLAPLVRSARGQAQVNAYAMALEPNPLAGIEAALKRCTVPTRIIWGTGDTIFSQESADYLDRTLPNSKGVRRVPGAKLFFPEEFPDLIAEEARLLWGVG; from the coding sequence ATGAGCTCGAAGACACTCGCATCGAAGTCGGAGGGGATGCAGCCCTCCTCCAACGTCCAGGGACGCGTTTCGCGGGCGGCGATGCAGCGCAGGGAATTCCTCGTCGCGGCCGGTGCGCTCGCGGCCGGGACACTTGCCGGCTGTGCGTCCGGCGCGGCGCGCGGCGGGGCATCCACGCCGACGGGTGGCGTTCGCGAGACGCTGGATGCCGCGGCCTTCCGTGCCTCGCGGCGCTTCGTCGATAACCGCTTCGGACGAATCGCCTACGTCGAGCGCGGCACCGGAGACGCCGCGCTGTTCCTTCACGGCTTCCCGCTCAACAGCTTCCAGTGGCGCGGCGCGCTGGAGCGGCTGTCGCCGTACCGTCGCTGCGTCGCTCCCGACTTCATGGGGCTCGGGTACACGGAGGTCGCCGAAGGACAGAGCGTCGCGGCCGGTGCGCAGGTGGACATGCTCATCTCGCTGCTCGACACGCTCTCCATCGGCGCGGTCGACCTCGTCGCCAATGACAGCGGCGGCGCCGTCGCGCAACTCTTCGTCACCCGTCATCCGAAGCGGGTCCGCACGCTGCTGCTGACGAACTGCGATGTCGAGCACGAGTGCCCGCCCCCGGCCGTCCTCCCCGTCATCGAGATGGCTCGCAAGGGAACGTACGTGGACGCGTGGCTGGCGCCGTGGCTCGTGGACAAGCCGCTCGCGCGCTCGGAGACGGGCCTCGGCGGGATGACGTACACGCATCCCTCCAATCCCACGGACGAGGCCGTCGACTACTACCTCGCGCCGCTCGTGAGGTCGGCGCGAGGACAGGCGCAGGTGAACGCGTACGCGATGGCGCTGGAGCCCAACCCGCTGGCGGGCATCGAGGCGGCACTGAAGCGCTGCACCGTGCCGACGCGCATCATCTGGGGAACGGGCGACACCATCTTCTCGCAGGAGAGCGCTGACTATCTGGACCGCACGCTGCCCAACTCCAAGGGCGTGCGACGCGTGCCGGGCGCGAAGCTCTTCTTCCCCGAGGAGTTCCCGGACCTCATCGCCGAGGAAGCACGCCTTCTCTGGGGCGTCGGCTGA
- a CDS encoding helix-turn-helix domain-containing protein — MSRTQGATPLGATPMSRRELASDGLVRVFEYQCHAPKGAPSEPEEFTHASISVVRAGVFGFRSERGPQLLTTGFAMLANPGQQYEITHEHAGGDRCLIFRFDEASLEALVGSGPRGAPRRYFARSVLPPLPRIEALRHLAEQRLAEGGTTLGLEELGFALAANISAQMGRPPKVEALRDSRAARDSVYAAIAEVEHASAEELSLGDLARVAGLSPYHFLRVFKRETGVTPHRFLMQVRVRRALELLRDTTRPVTEIAFDVGFGDLSNFINTFRREVGCSPARFRKTTPEDWASTVLSARGKHEKAA; from the coding sequence ATGAGTCGTACGCAGGGCGCCACACCACTGGGAGCAACGCCGATGTCCCGCCGCGAGCTGGCGAGCGACGGGCTGGTGCGCGTCTTCGAGTACCAGTGCCACGCGCCCAAGGGCGCGCCCAGCGAGCCGGAGGAATTCACCCACGCGTCCATTTCGGTGGTGCGCGCCGGAGTGTTCGGCTTCCGGAGCGAGCGCGGCCCGCAGTTGCTCACCACGGGCTTCGCGATGCTCGCCAATCCGGGGCAGCAGTACGAAATCACGCACGAGCACGCCGGGGGCGACCGCTGCCTCATCTTCCGCTTCGACGAGGCCTCGCTGGAGGCGCTGGTGGGAAGTGGACCGCGCGGGGCACCTCGGAGGTACTTCGCGCGCTCGGTGTTGCCGCCGCTTCCGCGAATCGAGGCACTGAGGCATCTCGCCGAGCAACGTCTCGCGGAGGGTGGGACGACGCTGGGCCTGGAGGAATTGGGGTTCGCGCTCGCCGCGAACATCTCCGCGCAGATGGGGCGTCCTCCGAAGGTGGAGGCGCTGCGTGACAGCCGGGCTGCTAGGGACAGCGTCTACGCGGCAATCGCCGAAGTCGAGCACGCCTCCGCGGAGGAGCTCAGCCTGGGAGACCTGGCGCGGGTGGCCGGCCTGAGCCCGTACCACTTCCTCCGCGTGTTCAAGCGGGAGACGGGCGTGACGCCTCATCGCTTCCTGATGCAGGTGCGGGTGCGGCGAGCGCTCGAGCTGCTTCGCGACACCACGCGACCGGTGACGGAGATTGCCTTCGACGTGGGCTTCGGCGACCTCTCGAACTTCATCAACACGTTCCGCCGCGAGGTGGGGTGCTCTCCGGCGCGCTTCCGTAAGACGACGCCGGAGGACTGGGCGTCCACGGTGCTGTCCGCGCGCGGGAAGCATGAGAAGGCCGCCTGA
- a CDS encoding Uma2 family endonuclease gives MSKPRPESVYEELERLPPNVVGEIIDGELYVSPRPRTIHGRAAFRLGKRLMPFDEEPGQEGPGGWVFIPEPELHLGGDVLVPDLAGWRRERMPEMPDVVGVELAPDWLCEVLSPSTEKLDRARKMAVYAREGVRHLWLADPRPQTVEVYRLEGSRWLLLATHAGNATVRAEPFEAIPVNLSSLWER, from the coding sequence ATGAGCAAGCCGCGACCGGAGAGCGTCTACGAGGAGCTGGAGCGACTCCCTCCGAATGTCGTCGGCGAAATCATTGATGGCGAGCTGTACGTGAGTCCTCGTCCTCGGACGATTCACGGACGGGCGGCCTTCCGGCTTGGTAAGCGGTTGATGCCGTTCGATGAGGAACCAGGACAGGAAGGGCCAGGAGGCTGGGTCTTCATTCCCGAGCCCGAACTGCATCTGGGCGGAGATGTCCTGGTGCCCGACCTCGCGGGATGGAGGCGCGAGCGCATGCCCGAAATGCCGGACGTCGTCGGCGTGGAGCTCGCTCCGGACTGGCTCTGTGAAGTGTTGTCACCCTCGACAGAGAAGCTGGACCGCGCGAGGAAGATGGCGGTGTATGCGCGGGAAGGCGTGCGACACCTCTGGCTCGCGGACCCACGTCCCCAAACGGTGGAGGTCTACCGGCTGGAGGGAAGTCGTTGGCTGCTCCTCGCCACCCACGCGGGAAATGCCACCGTCCGTGCCGAGCCCTTCGAGGCCATTCCCGTCAACCTGTCCTCGCTCTGGGAGCGCTGA
- a CDS encoding Uma2 family endonuclease, with protein MSDKQSKLESVYEALERLPPHLTGEVIDGELYVSPGPRFIHSRAATRLVMHLEPFDEGEGKEGPGGWVILFEPRLHLSGDVLEPDLAGWRRESMPEGPDTVGVELAPDWLCEVLSPSTEALDRKRKMAVYAREGVKHLWLVDPRLQVLEVYRLEEGTWRMLGTHTGTALVRAEPFEALPLKLASLWER; from the coding sequence ATGAGCGACAAGCAGTCGAAGCTCGAGAGCGTGTACGAGGCACTGGAGCGCCTCCCGCCACACCTCACCGGCGAAGTCATCGATGGCGAGCTGTACGTGAGCCCGGGCCCACGCTTCATCCACAGTCGGGCTGCCACCCGGCTGGTCATGCATCTCGAACCTTTCGATGAAGGAGAGGGTAAGGAAGGGCCCGGTGGCTGGGTGATTCTGTTCGAGCCCCGCCTGCACCTGAGCGGCGATGTGTTGGAGCCCGACCTCGCGGGCTGGCGGCGCGAGAGCATGCCCGAGGGACCGGACACCGTCGGCGTGGAGCTCGCGCCGGACTGGCTCTGCGAGGTGCTGTCCCCCTCCACCGAGGCACTGGACCGGAAGCGGAAGATGGCGGTGTACGCACGAGAGGGCGTGAAGCACCTCTGGCTCGTGGACCCTCGGCTCCAGGTGCTGGAAGTCTACCGGCTGGAGGAGGGCACCTGGCGCATGCTCGGCACGCACACGGGCACGGCCCTCGTCCGCGCCGAGCCCTTCGAGGCACTACCGCTGAAGCTCGCCTCCCTCTGGGAACGCTGA
- a CDS encoding FAD-dependent oxidoreductase, whose translation MDVLPVTSERELDPTDPYAREAQTFPRLSAEMAERIASYGQEERLSDGTLVFERGQRSVDFFVVLEGAIEIFETGEEDEPHVLTLHDEHQFTGELDLFNDRQILVSGRTRGASRVLRVKRSDFRRMVSNETDIGEIIMRAFILRRVGLIKHAQGGVVLIGAGHGGDTLRIQGFLMRNGYPYRLLDTDVDPDAGGFLDCFHLTPEQLPVVIAPGEHVYRNPTNAELADDLGLNETVDAAHAYDVAVVGAGPAGLATAVYAASEGLETLVLEALAPGGQAGTSSRIENYLGFPTGISGQALAGRAQVQAQKFGARLIISRSVTRIDCKSTPFRLNLEDGRTVSARSVVIATGARYRKLDVPDLARFEGQGIHYAATAMESSLCTGEEVIVVGGGNSAGQAAVFLSRTVAKVHLLVRGEGLAETMSDYLVQRIQSSPRIELHTRTEITALAGHRFLEEVTWVHRPTGEATTRHIGNVFVMIGAEPNTEWLNGCLELDSKGFIRTGVDSQGRTLASPYATSRPGIYAVGDVRAGSVKRVASSVGEGSVVVQAIHGFLHPTVM comes from the coding sequence ATGGACGTACTCCCTGTCACGAGCGAGCGGGAGCTGGACCCGACGGACCCCTATGCTCGCGAAGCGCAGACCTTCCCGCGGCTCAGCGCGGAGATGGCGGAGCGCATCGCCTCCTACGGCCAGGAGGAGCGGCTGTCCGATGGCACGCTCGTCTTCGAGCGCGGACAGCGCAGCGTCGACTTCTTCGTCGTGCTCGAAGGCGCCATCGAGATTTTCGAGACGGGCGAGGAGGACGAGCCCCACGTCCTCACCCTCCACGACGAGCACCAGTTCACCGGCGAACTGGACCTCTTCAACGACCGGCAGATTCTCGTGAGCGGACGCACCCGGGGCGCCAGCCGGGTGCTGCGAGTGAAGCGCAGCGACTTCCGGCGCATGGTGAGCAACGAGACGGACATCGGCGAAATCATCATGCGCGCGTTCATCCTGCGCCGCGTGGGCCTCATCAAACACGCGCAGGGAGGCGTGGTGCTGATTGGCGCCGGCCATGGTGGCGACACGCTGCGCATCCAGGGCTTCCTGATGCGCAACGGCTATCCGTACCGGTTGCTCGACACGGACGTGGACCCGGACGCGGGCGGCTTCCTCGACTGCTTCCACCTGACGCCCGAGCAGCTCCCCGTGGTGATTGCGCCCGGCGAGCACGTGTACCGCAACCCCACCAACGCCGAGCTCGCGGATGACCTGGGGCTCAATGAGACGGTGGACGCCGCCCATGCCTACGACGTCGCCGTGGTGGGCGCGGGGCCCGCGGGACTGGCCACCGCGGTGTATGCGGCCTCCGAGGGCTTGGAGACACTGGTGCTCGAAGCCCTGGCGCCGGGAGGACAGGCGGGGACGAGCTCCCGAATCGAGAACTACCTCGGGTTCCCCACCGGCATCTCCGGACAGGCGCTCGCGGGGCGGGCGCAGGTGCAGGCGCAGAAGTTCGGCGCTCGGCTCATCATCTCGCGCTCCGTCACCCGCATCGACTGCAAGAGCACGCCGTTCCGTTTGAACCTGGAGGACGGCCGCACCGTGTCGGCGCGCTCGGTGGTCATCGCCACGGGGGCGCGCTACCGCAAGCTCGACGTGCCGGACCTCGCGCGCTTCGAGGGACAGGGCATCCACTACGCCGCGACGGCCATGGAGTCGAGCCTGTGCACGGGCGAGGAGGTCATCGTCGTGGGCGGAGGCAACTCCGCGGGCCAGGCCGCCGTCTTCCTGTCGCGCACGGTGGCGAAGGTCCACCTGCTCGTGCGCGGTGAAGGGCTGGCCGAGACGATGTCCGACTACCTCGTGCAGCGCATCCAGTCCTCGCCGCGCATCGAGCTGCACACGCGCACGGAAATCACCGCGCTCGCGGGGCACCGGTTTTTGGAAGAGGTGACGTGGGTGCACCGACCGACGGGGGAGGCCACGACACGCCACATCGGCAACGTCTTCGTGATGATTGGCGCCGAGCCGAACACGGAGTGGCTCAACGGCTGCCTGGAGCTGGACAGCAAGGGCTTCATCCGGACGGGCGTGGATTCACAGGGCCGGACACTCGCGTCTCCGTACGCGACGTCGCGGCCGGGCATCTACGCAGTGGGGGACGTGCGCGCGGGCTCGGTGAAGCGCGTGGCGTCAAGCGTGGGAGAGGGCTCTGTCGTGGTGCAGGCGATTCATGGCTTCCTGCACCCCACGGTGATGTGA
- a CDS encoding TetR/AcrR family transcriptional regulator, with product MTARGKKSAPKARRTYHHGDLRQALVNATLELIAREDAGAVSLREVARQAGVSAAAPYHHFRDKNALLAAVAEEGFRALNGRMDEEFARGQGAGPTEVLRLLARCYVRFAIEHPAHYRVMFREEWNDEEKYPSTHAEGMRAFQRLLEWAGAVRVAQGASNDAEILALTTWSWVHGLASLWNEGPLRKKTGADSIEPLLERSLDLFMQLVSAAPAPKRAPRGG from the coding sequence ATGACAGCGCGCGGAAAGAAGTCCGCGCCCAAGGCGCGGCGCACCTACCACCACGGGGATTTGCGCCAGGCGCTGGTGAACGCCACGCTGGAGCTCATCGCCCGGGAGGACGCGGGAGCGGTGTCCCTGCGCGAGGTGGCACGACAGGCCGGCGTCAGCGCGGCGGCGCCCTACCACCACTTCCGGGACAAGAACGCGCTCTTGGCCGCCGTGGCCGAGGAGGGCTTCCGCGCGCTCAACGGGCGCATGGATGAGGAGTTCGCCCGTGGACAGGGAGCCGGCCCCACGGAGGTGCTGCGCCTGTTGGCGCGGTGCTACGTGCGCTTCGCGATTGAGCACCCCGCGCACTACCGGGTCATGTTCCGGGAGGAGTGGAACGACGAGGAGAAGTACCCGAGCACCCACGCCGAGGGAATGCGCGCCTTCCAGCGCCTGCTGGAGTGGGCGGGCGCGGTCCGCGTGGCCCAGGGCGCCAGCAACGACGCGGAGATTCTGGCGCTCACCACGTGGTCCTGGGTGCACGGACTGGCGTCGCTGTGGAACGAGGGGCCGCTGCGGAAGAAGACGGGAGCGGACTCCATCGAGCCGCTCCTGGAGCGCTCACTGGACTTGTTCATGCAGCTCGTCAGCGCCGCTCCCGCGCCGAAGCGCGCGCCGCGCGGCGGGTGA
- a CDS encoding SDR family oxidoreductase, producing MHAFVTGSTGLLGNNLVRELVAKGHPVRALVRSRAKARDVLGGLAGVEVVEGDMEDVKGFADALAGCDAVFHTAAYFREYYGPGEHAPKLHAINVKGSVDLAEAAHRVGVKRFLDVSSSGTVGLKPDGSAGDEDTPPAPLAATNLYFKSKVESERELKALSARTGLPVVFILPGWMFGPWDAAPTSAGQIVRDFLMRKLPAVPDGGSSLVDARDVAAAMVVAAEKGRSGERYIVGGDFVDFRRLFQVLTQVSGVPAPRWHVPHPVALTVAAMSETWARLTGGSTVMTVEGVRTMHAKLKVDSRKARRELDASFRPLEETLRDTVAWVREHDARVGGVASGAPAATAA from the coding sequence ATGCACGCGTTCGTGACGGGCAGCACGGGGCTGTTGGGGAACAACCTGGTGCGGGAGCTGGTGGCGAAGGGGCATCCGGTGCGGGCGCTCGTCCGCTCGCGGGCCAAGGCCCGGGACGTGCTGGGCGGGCTGGCCGGAGTGGAGGTGGTGGAAGGGGACATGGAGGACGTGAAGGGCTTCGCGGACGCGCTGGCGGGCTGCGACGCGGTATTCCACACGGCGGCCTATTTCCGCGAGTACTACGGGCCGGGGGAGCACGCGCCGAAGCTGCATGCCATCAACGTGAAGGGCTCGGTGGACCTGGCGGAGGCGGCGCACCGGGTGGGGGTGAAGCGCTTTCTCGACGTCAGCTCGTCGGGGACGGTGGGGCTGAAGCCGGACGGCTCGGCGGGGGACGAGGACACGCCGCCCGCGCCGCTGGCGGCCACCAACCTGTACTTCAAGAGCAAGGTGGAGTCGGAGCGCGAGTTGAAGGCGCTCAGCGCGCGCACGGGCCTGCCGGTGGTGTTCATCCTGCCGGGGTGGATGTTCGGCCCGTGGGACGCGGCGCCGACGAGTGCCGGGCAAATCGTCCGGGACTTCCTGATGAGGAAGCTGCCGGCGGTGCCGGATGGGGGCTCGTCGCTGGTGGATGCGCGCGACGTGGCGGCGGCCATGGTGGTGGCGGCGGAGAAGGGCCGCTCCGGCGAGCGCTACATCGTGGGCGGGGACTTCGTGGACTTCCGGCGCCTCTTCCAGGTGCTGACGCAAGTCTCTGGAGTGCCGGCGCCGCGCTGGCACGTGCCCCATCCGGTGGCGCTGACGGTGGCGGCGATGTCCGAGACGTGGGCGCGGCTGACGGGCGGCTCGACGGTGATGACGGTGGAGGGCGTGCGCACCATGCACGCGAAGCTGAAGGTGGACTCGCGCAAGGCGCGCCGGGAGTTGGATGCGTCCTTCCGCCCGCTGGAGGAGACGCTGCGTGACACGGTGGCCTGGGTTCGCGAGCATGATGCCCGGGTGGGCGGCGTCGCGAGCGGGGCCCCGGCCGCCACCGCCGCGTGA
- a CDS encoding MBL fold metallo-hydrolase, protein MKHPDATSPMTKRLAFLLLLCAPWLGGCLFAGPRHEGPVTDHFDGERFENLVPVRRLGPGDVLEALRKEPRGAWRDYEELPPGKPPPERVGPGQLRVTFINHATVLLQADGLNVLTDPIYSDRPSPLSCVGPHRVRPPGIRFEDLPPIDVVLVSHNHYDHMDLPTLRRLEAAHHPRFIVGLGNKALLEGEGFQRVEELDWWQSTQASPGHTVTAVPAQHRSNRGLTDASHTLWAGFVLSTSGGPVLFAGDTGYGPQFAMMAERFGPMRLSVLPIGAYRPTAFRPVHMGPREALQAHKVLRSATSVAMHYGTFALALDGQDEAKYLLLRLVAREPVRPRFWALGFGEGRDVPPLEQAPPPAASLD, encoded by the coding sequence ATGAAGCACCCGGATGCCACTTCGCCGATGACGAAGCGCCTCGCGTTCCTGCTGCTGCTGTGCGCGCCGTGGCTCGGCGGCTGTCTTTTCGCCGGGCCCCGGCATGAAGGCCCCGTCACGGACCACTTCGACGGTGAGCGGTTCGAAAACCTGGTGCCCGTCCGCCGGCTCGGCCCGGGCGACGTCCTGGAGGCGCTGCGCAAGGAGCCCCGGGGCGCGTGGCGCGACTACGAGGAGTTGCCACCCGGCAAGCCGCCGCCGGAGCGCGTGGGGCCGGGCCAGCTTCGCGTCACGTTCATCAACCACGCCACGGTGCTGCTGCAAGCGGACGGCTTGAATGTGCTGACGGACCCCATCTACTCGGACCGGCCGAGCCCGCTGTCCTGCGTGGGCCCGCACCGCGTGCGTCCGCCGGGCATCCGCTTCGAGGACCTGCCGCCCATCGACGTGGTGCTGGTGAGTCACAACCACTACGACCACATGGACCTGCCCACGCTGCGGCGCCTGGAGGCGGCCCACCACCCGCGCTTCATCGTGGGCCTGGGCAACAAGGCGCTGCTGGAGGGCGAGGGCTTTCAGCGGGTGGAGGAATTGGACTGGTGGCAGTCCACGCAAGCTTCACCGGGACACACGGTGACGGCGGTGCCGGCGCAGCACCGCTCCAACCGCGGGCTGACGGACGCGTCGCACACGCTGTGGGCGGGCTTCGTGCTGTCCACGTCGGGTGGGCCGGTGCTCTTCGCGGGAGACACGGGCTACGGCCCGCAGTTCGCGATGATGGCCGAGCGCTTCGGCCCCATGCGGCTGTCGGTGCTGCCCATTGGCGCGTACCGGCCCACCGCCTTCCGGCCGGTGCACATGGGCCCGAGGGAAGCGCTCCAGGCGCACAAGGTGCTGCGCTCGGCCACGTCGGTGGCCATGCACTACGGCACCTTCGCGCTGGCGCTGGATGGCCAGGACGAGGCGAAGTACCTGCTGCTGCGACTGGTGGCGCGAGAGCCGGTGCGCCCGCGCTTCTGGGCGCTGGGCTTCGGCGAGGGCCGCGACGTGCCGCCGCTGGAGCAGGCTCCTCCACCCGCGGCGAGCCTGGACTGA
- a CDS encoding Uma2 family endonuclease: protein MAYGARDLGRPATLADIEALPEGVVGEIIDGTLYTHARPGDGHIYFGLRLFGELDGPFQLGASGPGGWWLRVEPGVQMEGSPEFIPDLAGWRRERIPAPPEGRWTTAPEWVCEVLSPSTRAYDQRIKRPFYARIGVQHLWFVDLEARTLSVSRQVNGSWMETGVYGEDDTRIRVAPFEDVELRLGWLWQFAGGRR, encoded by the coding sequence ATGGCCTATGGCGCGCGCGACTTGGGGCGTCCGGCGACTCTCGCCGACATCGAGGCCCTGCCGGAGGGCGTGGTGGGGGAAATCATCGATGGGACGCTGTACACGCATGCCCGGCCAGGTGACGGGCACATCTATTTCGGGCTCCGGCTCTTCGGTGAGCTGGATGGTCCCTTCCAGCTCGGGGCCAGTGGGCCGGGCGGGTGGTGGCTTCGGGTAGAGCCTGGAGTGCAGATGGAGGGCTCACCGGAGTTCATCCCGGACCTCGCCGGGTGGCGGCGCGAGCGGATTCCCGCGCCGCCCGAGGGACGGTGGACCACTGCCCCGGAGTGGGTCTGCGAGGTGCTCTCGCCCTCGACGCGGGCGTATGACCAGCGCATCAAGCGCCCCTTCTACGCGCGCATCGGTGTCCAGCACCTGTGGTTCGTCGACCTGGAGGCGCGCACGCTCTCCGTCAGCCGGCAGGTGAACGGCTCCTGGATGGAGACGGGCGTCTACGGTGAAGACGACACGCGCATCCGAGTGGCGCCGTTCGAGGACGTGGAGCTGCGACTGGGTTGGCTCTGGCAGTTCGCCGGGGGACGGCGCTGA
- a CDS encoding SDR family oxidoreductase — protein MKKVLVLGATSAIAQATVRLLAARGASLYLVGRNAANLDSVAKDAATRGAAKVEQRAVDLNDFAAHEPLVDAAYAALGGLDGVVLAHGVLGDQAEAQKSWEATEVVLRTNFLSAVSLLTVLANRFEAQKAGTLVVISSVAGDRGRQSNYVYGASKGALNVFLQGLRNRLAKSNVAVVTVKPGFVDTPMTAHLPKNKLFASPDKVARGLLSAADGRKNEVYVPGIWALIMLIIRTIPEAMFKRMKL, from the coding sequence ATGAAGAAAGTGCTCGTCCTCGGCGCCACCAGCGCCATTGCCCAGGCGACGGTGCGGCTGTTGGCCGCGCGCGGTGCCTCGCTGTACCTCGTCGGCCGCAACGCGGCGAACCTGGACTCGGTGGCGAAGGATGCCGCCACGCGCGGCGCCGCGAAGGTGGAGCAGCGCGCGGTGGACCTGAACGACTTCGCCGCGCACGAGCCGCTGGTGGACGCGGCGTACGCGGCGCTGGGCGGACTGGACGGCGTGGTGCTGGCGCACGGTGTGCTGGGAGACCAGGCGGAGGCGCAGAAGTCCTGGGAGGCGACGGAGGTGGTGCTGCGCACCAACTTCCTGAGCGCGGTGTCGCTGCTGACGGTGCTGGCCAACCGCTTCGAGGCGCAAAAGGCCGGGACGCTGGTGGTGATTTCGTCGGTGGCGGGAGACCGCGGCCGGCAGAGCAACTACGTGTACGGCGCGTCGAAGGGCGCGCTCAACGTGTTCCTCCAGGGCCTGCGCAACCGGCTGGCGAAGTCGAACGTGGCGGTCGTCACGGTGAAGCCCGGCTTCGTGGACACGCCGATGACGGCGCACCTGCCGAAGAACAAGCTGTTCGCCTCGCCGGACAAGGTGGCGCGAGGGCTGCTGAGCGCCGCGGATGGCCGGAAGAACGAAGTCTATGTCCCCGGCATCTGGGCGCTCATCATGCTCATCATCCGCACGATTCCCGAGGCGATGTTCAAGCGGATGAAGCTTTAG
- a CDS encoding FAD-binding oxidoreductase: protein MKSLESWGRYPRVEQHTRPLVWRTDSLPRPDGTVLPHGLGRSYGDSCLNEGGTLLLTSGLDRLISFDAGTGVVRCEAGVTLDTLLRLAAPRGWFLPVTPGTKFVTVGGAIANDVHGKNHHRGGTFGRYVRRFELLRSDGSRRVCAPDENPDWYGATIGGLGLTGLVTWAEVQLKPISNPYVLQETVPFENLDGFLDVARASEADYEFTMAWVDCLAVGKNVGRGLLYRGNFAPPQFDGLPLKKSHLSHGSGLAVPMDMPAFCLNRLSVSAFNWLYYHRQNGKPKQRLTHYDPFFYPLDAIYGWNRIYGKRGFLQFQCVVPYSTARDALREILERSSRGGLPSFLSVLKTFGDIPSPGWMSFPRQGVTLAMDFANRGEKTWRLVEELDRLTREAGGAVYPAKDARMSPESFAAYFPRRAEFSGYIDPAFSSSFWRRVNPVTLPFSLESERGPTASQPQSLLAIR from the coding sequence ATGAAGTCTCTGGAGTCGTGGGGACGCTATCCCCGGGTGGAGCAACACACGCGCCCGCTGGTGTGGCGCACGGACTCGCTGCCCCGGCCCGACGGCACCGTGCTGCCGCACGGCCTGGGCCGCAGCTATGGCGACTCCTGCCTCAACGAGGGCGGCACGCTGCTGCTCACCTCGGGGCTGGACAGGCTCATCTCGTTCGACGCGGGCACGGGCGTGGTGCGCTGCGAGGCGGGCGTCACGCTGGACACGCTCTTGCGGCTGGCGGCGCCGCGCGGCTGGTTCCTGCCGGTGACGCCGGGCACCAAGTTCGTCACGGTGGGCGGCGCCATCGCCAACGACGTGCACGGGAAGAACCACCACCGGGGCGGCACCTTCGGCCGCTATGTGCGGCGCTTCGAGCTGCTGCGCTCGGATGGCAGCCGCCGCGTGTGCGCGCCGGATGAAAATCCGGACTGGTACGGCGCGACGATTGGCGGCCTGGGGCTCACCGGGCTCGTGACGTGGGCGGAGGTGCAGCTCAAGCCCATCAGCAACCCGTACGTGCTGCAGGAGACCGTCCCCTTCGAGAACCTGGACGGCTTCCTCGACGTGGCCCGCGCGTCCGAGGCGGACTACGAGTTCACCATGGCGTGGGTGGACTGCCTCGCCGTGGGGAAGAACGTGGGCCGGGGTCTCCTGTACCGGGGCAACTTCGCGCCGCCGCAGTTCGACGGGCTGCCGCTGAAGAAGAGCCACCTGTCGCACGGCTCGGGGCTCGCGGTGCCCATGGACATGCCGGCCTTCTGCCTCAACCGGCTGTCGGTGTCCGCGTTCAACTGGCTCTACTACCACCGGCAGAACGGCAAGCCGAAGCAGCGGCTCACGCACTACGACCCGTTCTTCTACCCGCTGGATGCCATCTACGGATGGAACCGCATCTACGGGAAGCGGGGCTTCCTCCAGTTCCAATGCGTGGTGCCCTACTCCACCGCGCGCGACGCGCTGAGGGAAATCCTGGAGCGCAGCTCGCGCGGCGGGCTGCCCAGCTTCCTCTCGGTGCTGAAGACGTTCGGCGACATTCCGTCCCCGGGGTGGATGTCCTTCCCGCGCCAGGGCGTGACGCTGGCCATGGACTTCGCCAACCGCGGCGAGAAGACGTGGCGGCTGGTGGAGGAGTTGGACCGGCTGACGCGCGAGGCGGGCGGCGCGGTGTACCCGGCGAAGGACGCGCGGATGAGCCCGGAGAGCTTCGCGGCGTACTTCCCGAGGCGGGCGGAGTTCTCCGGCTACATCGACCCGGCCTTCTCGTCGTCCTTCTGGCGGCGGGTGAATCCCGTGACGCTGCCCTTCTCCCTGGAATCCGAGCGCGGACCCACGGCCTCACAGCCCCAGTCCCTGCTTGCGATTCGCTGA